DNA from Branchiostoma floridae strain S238N-H82 chromosome 15, Bfl_VNyyK, whole genome shotgun sequence:
TCCACGTTCCAGCTGTAAAATCTGCTCTTAATGATTGACTAAGTGGAACACAGTCATGAAGAGTAGTCCCTGACATTTCAGCAGTAAAAAGGGCAGTTTCTGTGCCTGGGAAGATAGTGTGATTAATCTGTTAACCTTTGTCCAAACCATTTAGATTCTTGGTGCAGTGTGTACAAAAATGATGGATCCCTTTTCACCTTTACTTATGTCTATAGAATTTCTCTTGTCCTGTTTCTTAAACAAATTATGATGGGATTCTATCTACATATTAGAAATCTTGCTTACCAgttgtacatatacacatagaaGTTTCACTTATATTGAAAATACATCTAACTATGTCTAGCCTGGGTTCCACACTTTATAAAGCTTTACTTTGCTCTAGCTCTCTTAGTCAGTTTTGTGCATCTGAAGCAACTGAGAAAATGGAGTAAAGCTAAAAAggctggcacccaggctaagcTGCATCACCCAGAACTTTACGTACATgtaatgtacttacattttcttGCCATCTCCCTCAGGCACGAGAACGGTCGGAGTTTGCCGGTGACATCGTTAACCTGATCAAGAAGTTCCTCATGATCATCGCCAGACCTGCTAGACTCCTGGAATGTCTGGTACAGACTTATTCTCAAATAGGCCATTACACTGTGGTtgatacaagtacagctaactagaaaaactggttggaCCACTAACTCCTAAGGActgtatgcaaatgttactcaaatgtaaatcatgtttgtaTAGTTGTAAAACAGTACCATTGGAAGTTGATTATTACCATGTTTGGTAACTGATCACATTTTTGTCATTGTAAAACGAAAGCGCATGTCATGTAAAACCAGTTTCTGCCCCTGTCCTCTAACCAGTATTCACACGTTTGTTACCTGGTAGGAGTTTGATCCTGAGCAGTTCTACCATCTCCTGGAGGCTGCTGAGGGCGTGGCGAGAGAGAACCAAGGCATCACGTCTGACATCCCGCGCTACATCATCAGCAAGCTGGGCCTCACCAGGGATCCTATCGCAGGTGACACACGTTGCAGGGAGACAGTGTGCTAAGTCTGGACCGCTGTTGCTAGAAATTTCTTTAATAGGGCATTCACACTGAAcggaatcagcaggaatcaagcagaatcAGCCAGAttgaaaaatttgcaaaattcgtgccacatttgAGCAGGAATTCCAATGGACCTAATAGTAAATACCTCTTCACACAATAAGTGGAATGAGCTGGAATGCCATCTGAATTAAAattcttgtatacatgtattcctgggtattcgtagtaGTTTCTAGAAATTCTGAATATCAGACATCCAGACAGCATTTAAAAGCATTTcagtctctacaactggatttgGAGATTAATCTGCAAGTACAAGTAATTGGAAATCATCACCCAGGCGTATccagttgtaaagattgaatgatcatatttaaaaaaaaaaaacatttacaattcatatacatgtagatagcttctGTCTCTTTCTAGCCAATTTTCCAGGAAAAGCCTTGAATACCTACGGTTCAACTTTGGAGATTTGTTTTGTAAGCCTTCTGAACATAAGACAGGAAAGCTAGTGCTATAGAACCTGTTTGAAAAGAAGCGCTGAAACAAACATTTGTATTCTGAACATGTAGAAGAAGCATTAGAGGGAAAACAGTCTGTAGATGACCTGTTTGGCGTAATTACAGGAAGACTTTAGGGTGGAACATAGGAAATTACAAGCTTGAACTAATACCTGTGCACATGCCAGCTGCAGGAACAGGGAATTGTGTACTAAGTCTTCCTCTGACATTAAAGATTGCTGTCACTATTAGATAAAACAGAATTCACACAGGCacaaaggtgtttttttttcctaccTGTCCTATCTCTTGATACTATTCTGTCTGACTTCCTGTCTTTCTCTTCCTTGCATCCTGTCCTCACCACTTTGCACAGAAATCCTTGGTAAGTTTCTGAACTGTCCTGTGCATGATTATGTCATGTAGCAACATCATTTGATTATCTCATTTTCGTACATCCTTTTGTATAGATCATTGGCTTCCTACTTTGGCAATAGATCATATCCAGTTCTGTTTaacatattttctgttataaaTGTTCTATAACTTCTTCAGAATCTatgctatttcttttttaatcAATACTATTTTGATAACAATGCAGGTGCATGATGCATACAAGCCGTATTTCACAGTACTGTATTATTCGTGAAACAGATTATGAATGCATGCCATATCCAGTTTTACCAACAGTAATCATGACTAATGCCTGCATTTCATCTTGCACTTGTTAAAACAGAAGAGCATGCTGAGCAACAACCATCAGAATAACAAGTAAAACACAGGAGCCTGATAACTCCTTTTGCCATGCATGGAATTCAAAGTAGGCATATTCCATTTGAAACATTTAGGAGGGACAGTCAGGAAACTATTGAAAGGGaataaatgattggatttttaaaatcttgactgTCCCCTCTTGAGGTTTTGAAATGGAATAGTCTGAAACATCACtgcatacaacatgtagaaCTGTAGCTAAACGCACATCATTGGTTCCAGCCTACCCTATGTTAGAAGTCAACCACAACTGTTTTGTCATCCCAGAAATGAGCGACTTGTCCAACTTTGATGTGGACACAGACAGCGGACGACCCGACACTCCGGACACCGACGAAACCTCCGCTAGTGAGGCGGCCAGCGAGGTAAACAACTACCATTGTgtagatgtacaatgtacaatcagGTTATCTATGAATCAAAGTTTTCGGCATTATGAGTCGTGTGTCTATAAGAGTTGCATATACCTTGTATATAGTTTTCCTTGTGAATCCTGAACTTTTGTACAGAAAAAGGCCATTTAGCCATTAACGAAAATGTAAGCATTTTCTAAAACAGTTGAAGTAGTCTAGCTGCTCCCCCTACTAAAATATGTTTGGTTTTGGTATTGCAGACAACCTGTGCTGGCAAGCAGCTGTCTATGGAGGTCACAGAGAAGAAACCCAGCGAAGACGACTTTGAGACAGTCAAATTGATCAGCAATGGAGCTTACGGGTAATTTATTCCATCTTTCCAGTTTCTTAAATATAGCATAATTATGATGTTATGCTAGTATTTTCATTGTGGTTTTTGTTTTGAGATAGAAACCTGCAGGTGGAAAAGGTCTGTTAATAAAAGTATAAGAATTTAACTTGTAGAACAGGATTACATCAGGGATATTGTTTCACATGTGTGGTGAGATTCGAACCATTGACCCGATTTATGTTCATGTCCACAGAGCTGTGTACCTAGTTCGACACAAGGAGACCAAACAGCGCTACGCCCTGAAGAAAATCAACAAGCAGAACCTGATGCTGAGAAACCAGATCCAACAGGCCTTCACTGAGAGGGACATCCTCACATTTGCTGAGAACCCGTTTGTGGTCACCATGTACTGCAGCTTCGAAACAAAGGTAAGGATTGAGCCCTACAAATTGCCAATTCCTGTTGATTGAAGTGGCAAAGTTGTCTGGCTACTGAAAAGTACAATTACAAAAGAACTTACAATATGCTGATGACTACTTGTAGATCATGCACTTCATTACTTTGATGACTTCCAAGGGGACAGCCATCTTGAAGTCAATGCCATCACTCAATACaaattttaacaacaaattgagatatttcagtcTCAAGAAGCTATGCGCTTTAACCTTTGTATCAACTTATTCCATAGGAAGATATTACAAGTGGCATTTACTTTTTGACTCTGCCAGTATGCTTCAAAGCTGGTACTGTTTCATAAGTAATTCAGAATGCTGAAAGTCAGTAATGAAGCTAGAGACCCCTAACACTGGGATAGACTCTAACTATACtgtagttactgttacagtagtgaaaCTTGCTTTTGCTATTGGCAttgttattgattattgattattatCTATTCCCCACTAGAAACACCTGTGTATGGTGCTAGAGTATGTAGAGGGCGGTGACTGTGCGACCCTGCTGAAGAACATGGGACCACTGCCTGTGGACATGGCCCGCATGTACTTTGCGGAGACCGTCCTCGCCGTGGAGTACATCCACAGCTATGGGATCGTCCACCGCGACCTGAAACCAGACAACCTGTTGATTACGTCCATGGGGCACATCAAGCTGACGGACTTCGGTCTGTCCAAGATGGGTCTGATGAGCCTGACTACCAACCTGTATGAGGACACGCTCGACCCCAAACAGTTCACAGACAAGCAGGTGTGCGGCACACCTGAGTACATCGCACCGGAGGTCATCCTCAGACAAGGTTATGGTGAGTCATGCTCAACTTTTCTTACTGGTTGATCTGGATAAACAGAGGGAACAAAGATTGACTCTAGGACTCTAGCGGATATGCTCACAAAATAAATACAGATAAATGTAAATATTATAAACTGATGCTGTCTTGCTCTTACCATGATAGAAATTATGTTCGAAAAGATTTTTGCTGCAACCTCATCAGGTTTTTTTGGCTGCCTTCATCATAAAGAGTACAGGAATAGCTAATAGCTAGAAGCACTCGAAACATTAGTGTACTAAAAGAACATCTAGGAAATATTTGTAAGAAAGTTGTTCATTGCAAAAAGATTCATGTCTCCTCTTGTATTGAGTCATTTTCCAGTAGATATTTTTCCTTCTAATGATTTTGTAATGATTATCCTGCAGGAAAGCCAGTTGACTGGTGGTCCATGGGGATTATCCTGTACGAGTTCCTGGTCGGCTGTGTGCCCTTCTTCGGAGAAACACCCGAGGAGTTGTTTTCACAGGCTGTCAATGGTAGGtttcaatttttgaaaatgatcTAGTCCAtgtcatactacatgtatctattatgcTGCCAAGTTTTAGTACCTTTCAGTATCTGAACTGCAATTGGATTTACAGAATACTTACAGGTGTAATTCTTTAGGATTTCAAGATTCTTTGGTTGTGtgcagtgtgaagactagccaatAGCTGCCCACCCTTATAGCAGTGTAAACAAGTACCCAATATCAATCTCAAGATCATTAAGGTTGGCATCATCTGTTCATCCTTAGATGAGATAGTCTGGCCAGAAGGAGAAGAAGCTCCCCCAGACGATGCCAAGGACCTCATCACAAGACTGTTGGAACAGAATCCGGTGGAGAGACTTGGCACGACGGGCGCGTACGAGCTCAAGGAACACGAGTTCTTCGCTGACCTGGACTGGACCATGCTGCTGCGTCAGAAGGCTGAGTTTGTGCCCCAGTTGGACGACGATGAAGACACAAGTTACTTTGACAGTATGTTGAACTGTTTTGCATCACAATGAAGTGTCCAAATCTTGAAAAGGGAAAATGTTGGAGTTTGATCTATCAAGTGTAAAGTGTTTGgacaggagacctggcgcatgTGTTGTAGTCAGCCAaggaaagggtatgtcacccgtAGCGTCGTGTGTAAGTAAgttgaccaatgatgatgaagaagatgaGTCTAATGTGAAGAAGAGTTCATTCTTTTTCATGACATGACAGTAGAGATTTGATATGATTTCGACACCTACACTTATATGTTATGATCCAAGTAAAACAGTCACTTTCAGATCTAGAAACAACTAATATTTTATCTCAAATTTGCAGCTCGACAGGAAAGATACAACCACGAAATGGAGTCAGGTGAATCAGAGGAGGAGCAGTACCCAGACCTGAGCAACTTCTCCTCCTGCTCTCCTCGGTACCATCGCAGCTACAGCAGCTCCGACCGCCTCTCCATGTCATTGGACGGGAAGAGCAGCAGCATGGAGAGACTCACCACCGAGGAGACGCCGACGGGCGGTCGCGGAGTCGAGCGCAGGAAGGCCATCAAGGACAGGAGCAAGAGCGAATCAGAGCTAGCCAAAGAGACGAAGAGAGCGGAGCCTAAACCAGACACTTCACTAAGGGAGGTTGACAGGCCATCAGACAAGGAGGACACGTCTAAGCAGCAAGCAGCCGACAGTTCCCAACCAGGAGACTCAGATAAGGGAAGCAGAACAGACAGTGTCAGCAGTACTGGCAGTGTGGAGCCCAGAGAGAGCACGCCAAAGGCCAGTGACAAGGAGGCGGAGCTTGGTGCAGTCGGAGGTGTCAGCTCTCCAGAATGGTACGTGTGATTGGGACATCAGTCCACTAGTCTATAACTGTGTCTTTTTTCCTGCAACTAATGGGAATAAATAGAATTCTTATTACAAACTAGGCAGTATCGGTCATAACATTTTGGTTTTTACTCTAAATAGTGAtccttcatgatttttttatttcttgctcTTGCTTGAATGAAAAGCAGTTATATGTATCTCCACTACATTTCCTCTAGTCTGTTTTTTACTTGACTTAACTCCTCAGAGTCCTGGTGATTTTCCTTGGATCATTGCCAGTCTGTGTTGCCATTACCTGTCCAGGGGGGATAACATTAAGCACAGAATCCTATTGATAATGTCACGACTCTTTCAGCACTCCAAAGTTCAGACCAAGAGCGACAGACTCCTCCCAGACGGAGAGCGAGAGCTCGCCCCCCATCACGGTGCGGCGGAGGCGGTTCAGCTCGCGGGACACCCTCCCCAGACTGGCCATCTCTATGGAGGATGAGGACAGTTGCTTCCTGGTAAGAACATCATCTGACTTTAAATATTACGTCattctttttccaaaaatgttttACATCTACATGTGGAACCAGCAACTACGattaaatatttcacacaacaTTTGATAACCATAAGTATAGTATTAGTTTTATCTTTTAACCTTTTTTTGACTTTGTTCACCAACATAAgtgtaatgtacaaaaatgtagctaTCATGTtttgtgtgagtctgcatgtagTAGTGGAATAAAAGGCCAATAGCATCTAGTGTAACCAAGTTACTACTCCAAGAAACccattgtgtgtatgtgcatataGTATACTATTACAGTATTAGGTGTCTTGGTTTATATTTGTGTATGTTACTATGTATTAAGTGTACTATTAGATGTCTTGGTTTGCATTTGTGGCCTTGCCTCATCTAACAAGAACCCACAGGGTTGAAGtaagaatacatgtaccagcatGCCAGAGCCTAACTCAGCATCTTCTCTATTCCCCCACATCTTACAGAAGAAAGGAAAACCAGCTAGGGTGAGTGCATGATGTGGCTGTGTTGTGCAGTGATACTGGTGGTGTGGGGTGCCTTCTGAGTTTgcatatacagggctcgaaattcattttggggattaggtgcactggtgcacccagcttaaaaaattgggtgcaccaaaaaactttggggtgcaccacttaaatttaagtaaaaacctaataacaaaacttagttacaagcttttGAATTCTTAACCAACTACCATGAGtcaatgacagacatttttattatctttctaacacttagatgtcaagaatatgatgtataatcgtatacttgatatcttaacatacataaagataataaaatatttgggtgcaccctgtgcacccattgacaaaattgggtgcacagttccaattttgggtgcacccgggtgcacatgcacccagtatctCGAGCCCTGATATACGTGTAGTTGGCTTCCTTGGTTGTACATCACTGTCATGCACTTTCTTTGCTGACATTTCCTTCTGAGGATGGTTTGACATTTAACAGCATGCTTTGAGATGGTGCGGCAACATGGGAAGTCTTCATGTGGTATTCTGAGCATGTTTTTCTGGCTTTTATCAAAAGTCTCAGTGCATTAACACTGTTGAGAACTGAAGCACCCAAAGGGTTTTTCTCAAGCCTATGATTCATGGAGCATCATTGCAAAGAAGTGCCCTCCTGGCCCCATGAGTGTGCCCTGTTCCATTACATTGTTGTCTTACTTTTCCAAACCCGTCGTCAGCTGGTCTCAGGTGTTTTTCTGACTTTTGGAAACATTAACTGTAGCAGCAGTGTCTGTAGCAGCAGTGCACCCCCCCCCTCGACCTTGGGAGATGAAGTCTCTTCTGACAGACTAATGCATTTTGTCCTATCCAAACTGTCTTAATGGGCTAGGAGTGATGATATACTGTACTGCATTGTGTGTGCTAAAATGCAGTGAATGTTGGGCACTAACTCACTACACATGCATAATACCAGCTGAATATGCGACTGAAGCTACacaatttgtttttcaaaccCAGAGGGGCTGATGTGATTGGTTAGATGAATGCAGCACAAAATCTAGACTTGCATTACATCCCAGCACATTGTTTTGTTAACATTGTGGCTGCTTCCCCAAATTTCAAGTGTATTGCTAaatacaatagaagccagttaattgcacagtggattaccgcacacttatgttaacacacacacagtgtcacggatatttgtacaaaatacacTGGGAAATGGCATGTGCAATTTAACGACTTCTACATGCATTAACAATACTCAGTCTGTATTATGATGTTACCTCATGGTACCTATTGATTAGTGGTCTAATAAGGAtatattgaaaatgtttgtaACCTGAGGAAACTTTCTCTCTGCCCACAGGAGCCCATCGAGCTACCTGTACCAGACATTCGCCACAGGAAGCCCAGTGGGGACCGTGAGCTGATCGACCTGGTGAACAGGGTGGCAGGACGGAACATCCCCATGATCAAGTCTGCCTCTGCTACAGCACTGTCTCTGCTCATACCCTCAGGTActgttacatcatcatcttttactgtaaattcattaacttttgcagtggttttatttcgtagaagaaaaatgtttgtttttcgcaGTGTTCAGAATTCAAACAATTGTATGGTACAGTCGTCATGAAAGGAGACATTTTGCAGCATAAAAAAATGGCAAGAATGAAACCTCAGGATTCACATCACTAGTAACACAGTTCTGCAATAGGCAAGGCTTCTTTATCATTATGTATGTAAAAGTCAGatgaagctacatgtacctggatgAACATGTCAGTTCCTAACCACTAAACACACATTGATTCACATCCTGTAATATAAACGTTAAGGTTTATCTTCTGTATAACTGCTTTTGCCATTTTAGACATGTCTGAAAATGTAGCACCAACAAGTACTTTGGAATATGTAAataacatatactagtatcatatTGAGAAGGATCTTAGCTTATGAAAATGTCCGCGTTTTTACTATCAGATGAAAGAGGCCTGCCCCAGCCCCTGCAGTCACCCAGCTCTACCCCCAGCTCTCGGGACGTGTCCCCAACAAGGGAGTATTCCCCCCTGCTGGAGAGTCTGAAGGCCCCCATGGTCATCAAGAAGGGCCCACGGGGGTTCGGCTTCACCCTCCGTGCCATCCGGGTCTACATGGGAGACAGTGATGTCTACACTGTGCACCATCTGGTCATGGTGGGTATATATATAGTACTGCATGATGTTGTGTTGACTGCTGGTTTTGAACCTCTTTCCATTAAGTATGTCACTGGGTGTAAAGTACCAGTTGTGAAGACTTGTATGCTCTTATGATAACCATATTTCTGCAGTAGAAAGAAACATTTAGTTTTGTTCTCCTTTTTTTCCATCTGGCAGTGTAGCCAATTCTTTGTCATCTTTATACCAATTGTAAGGACTAGTATATTTCCAGTAAGGAATTTTACTGACTGTATACTTCCTTCTCCCCATGCAGGCTGTTGATGAGAAGGGACCAGCATATGCCGCCGGGCTGAGACCAGGTGACCTGATCACGCAGGTCAACAACGAGCACGTGCAGGGACTCCTGCACACCCAGGTCGTACAGCTCATCCTTAGAGATGGCAACAAGGTCACCATCCAGGCCTGCCCCCTGGAGAAAACCTCCATAAAGGCAGGCGGGAGGAAGAGGGTTCCGTCGGCCTCCAAGATGATGCGGAGACGGAAGAAGAAGTGGAAGAAGGAAGGTGGGGCGGAGAAGAAGCGACGTAGCTCCATCTTCAGAAGACTGAGCAGTAAGAGGGGGAGCACAGACTTCCACCACATGCATCCGCAGGTGGAGAAGCATCGACACGGCATCCCCACCCTCACGCAGAGCAAGAGCGTGGGGTTTCTCAGTCGGTCCTTGTCGTCAAACGAAAGCCTGCCGGGATCGCCGACAAGACCGCAGAAATCGCCTCGGTCTCCCCCTCACTACCGCTCACCACCCGACTCTGCTCACTCGACAACAACAAACTCCTCCCAGAGTAGCTCCCCTAGCTCCAGCGTGCCCAACTCTCCGGCTAACTCTGCGCACTTCCCCCGTCCGAGTTCCCTACACGGACTGAGTCACAAACTGGCCAGAACATTCCGCTCCCCACGGAGGAAGTCGGTAGGACACATCCCGTTGTCGCCCCTGGCGAGGACGCCGTCCCCGTCTCCTAGTGCGACATCTCCCACGCGGAGCCCGAGCCCGCTGACACTCGTTAGTAATCATCCCGGAATCTCGAACACGACTCAGTCCTTCCCCGTCCATAGTGCAACGACAGTCACAGTGGCTACACCCAGTGGGAAGCATGTGACAAGACCAAAGAGTGCTGACCCGCCGGGGTCTCCCCTTTTACGAAGGGCATTGTCCCCAGATAAACCGCTGAGCTCTGCCAGTGGAAGTGGGACGAGTGTCAGCGGAGGAAGTGGGGACGAAACCTACCCCAGCGGTGCCAAGAGGAAAGGGAGCGGCAAGAGGGATAGCAAAAGCTTGTGGCAGGAGAGAAAGCAGCTGTTCAAGTCCAGTGGCGAGTCGAGCGACAAGAGTGACAAATAGACACATATTCCGTGAATGATGTAACCTTTTGTGATGTGTCTGAAAATTCATTTGACATTCTTCCAGCGTGAcagttcaagtacatgtagatacattgtGACTGACCTTGCATTTACATCTGTGCTCTACACCATGGATAACGCCTGCTCCGAAAGTGCAGGGACATCTTGCACGGTTGCAGCTGGGGGCTGCTACATTCTGAGTGTTTTCTGTAAATATTATTTCGCACAAAGGGAACTGCTGTATAGCGCAGGAGCTGCTGATGTACAGAGGCAAGGAAATAAGTTGGTCAAGCCACCGACATGGCATCCAGAAGTAATTGTGGTGCCATTTAGGAGCATGTGATGAAGAAACGTCATGGAGTGTAGTCTtcaagaggagtgaagccagatgtgaaaaaaaaaatacctgatCAGCATTTCTTCCTTTGGCACAATAAAGCCAATCTGTATGCAGATAGATACAATGTGGCCAAAAAACAAACTCTATCTAAAGCTTTACTTTGCCTTTTGGGGCTCCAACAGGCTTAGCTCAAACTTGTCCTGAAGGAAGAAATGCTCTTAAGAGTGTTAAGAGGCCTTGGTAAAGGCCATGATTAAGGGCATAAGGTAAGACAGTAAGTAAAGTAGCCTATGATGCCTTGGCTAACCCTTAATGTAGCATGAAGAGGTCCTTCCCATTGCTGTGAAGACCAATGAACATGTAAAGGGTTTAGtggggtaaaaaaaatatatgataaTCGCTGCTTGGTGAGTCCAGAACAACTGGAGGGTTACCGTGCAAGGGAAAGGTGCTGAGATTATGCAGGAAGTTACGAGATACGTTAATGAAAATGCCCAAATACGCTACACAAAAGTAACTACCATTCCAACTGTAGTTCATTCCTTGTCTCTCCAGAAGCTTTGGATGTTCTGTATTTATCTCACCCCCACCCTCCTCCGAGATCTGTGTCTGTAGTACACTTTCCATAGGAACTATGTCTAAAACTGCAAAGAACATACACGTAAGTCTGTAGGGTGTAGGCTTTTAGAACACTTGTACTGCTGTAAGTCATTGCAATGGTGGGTGTAACACGCAAGAGAAATCCATGTGCAATTATTACTGGTGTAGCGTTTGCCACTGAAGTTAACTCTGAAGATGTAGGCACTGTTGTCTTTGCCATTATGTTAgcacatacaaacatgtacctTATTTTGGAACTTGTACCCTAGGTCTAGTcatcattttggctttttagacCTACGaaaattatttttcttcattatatTACAGTAAAGTTTTACCTTTTCACATTCACAGTCAAGACAACtccaaaactacatgtaatgcCAACATAACAACAAGGGTTTGAAGAGCTAtgaatttgtgtaacatttTGCATGAATCTAATTTAAATCCTTACAACTATAAGTGATGGTTTTTCAAAAAGTGACCATTTCAATGCAACCAGTTGCTGTACAAAATAGTGGCAAAGGTAGTGCCTACATCTCTTATGGCCTTTGCTTAGCTGCTTGCATGCCTTTGACCATAAATGATGCTGCAAAGATTAAAAACTGTTATAGATCAACTCTGTACAAGAACAAAGCTTTACTCTACTTTAAGTAATAGTCTTTTTTTTGTGCAAATATATGCATGTAAACTCCTAGTACATCAGACATGTTGTGACAAGTGACAGTATATTACTACATCTACTGTATTCCGGAAAATATTATTAGGCACTTAAGAGTACTACAGACTTTATACAAAATAGGGCCAATCTACTGGCCCACAGAACAGAATATTGTGGTGGTCTAACGTAACAGATGATATATAGGAAAATGTAGTAGATGTTTTCCTTGGCAAGATGGGCCAAGTCTGTATCCACACACAAAAGCCTTGTGTGAGGATCTAagattgtacattgtaggttTTGTATCCATGATACAGGGTTCTCTAACAGGGCCaggcagtgtgtgtgtgtgtgttgggttcCTGATATGTGCTGTGCTGCTGACATTTTTGGTGTTCTTGATGTTGTTCTTCTACTGCTATGCAACTAATAATTGACCTAACATTCCTGCCCACAGGCGTAACAATGTCAAAGACGTAACCAGTGAAATGTTGTCAACTGGCCTTGGTTGCTGTCATATGTTTTGCCTGATTTTACctctttttaaacttttctatTGCGATATTGTTCTGCATTGCTACTGTAGTACGAGTCTTTGTAAAACACAAAGTAGATCAGTATACAACTGTAGTAGTCAATACACCAGAGAAAGATTTTATTCTGTCAGAAATTTTGGTTCACAGTATGATGGCGTAATAATTTAGAAACAGGTATATAATAATTCTATTGCTCACTTAAGAAACAGATTCAGTGTAAAGAAAGACTGAAATGTTGTCTACATCTGAAATGTGGAAGCCTGAGACATTAAGGCTTATAGGAAAACACACACTTTCTGTGATTACAATTTACTTGTGTAATGTAAGTTCCATTTTGTTCATACCCCAAGAGATGTGCTGCATTTGCTATATGGTATCACTGTACAAGTATGTACATTATAGAATTTCTTGTGAAAAACATCGGTGGTACTACGTAAAATATCTATTGGTGGTGGATAGAAGAGTTATTCAGCATATTCAATATCAATGTGCAAATATTGGGAGCGACACATTTGCTCCGTTATTTCTGAGTTTAAATGTGAGGTGGTTCCATCTTACTTTGTGTATATAGGTAACTTTGATACTTCTGACCCATGTACAATGATTCAATATGGCCATAGGTGCTTTGTACTGTGCATATTAATATTATGGGAAAGTGGAGAATCTATGAATCAATAAAGTGCTGTGGTGAGAgaagttttcttgttttgttttttcttgtcaaTATTGCAATGTATCAGACAAATGGAGAGGTTCATGCATGACTTTTCACAGATCCCATTGCATGCTGGGAATATGCTGTGCACTATGGGTAGGGCAGAAGGCAAACAAAatcatcaccatgacaacataAAGCAGACTGCAGACAGGTCGGGAAGACAATTCAGTCCTTTACTAACTTGAGCCATAATTTGGCCCAACACCCAGTCATCTCTGCCCCACACCCCTGCTGACTTGACCAGGTTGTCCGGCTGAGTTGGTAAAGCGCC
Protein-coding regions in this window:
- the LOC118432429 gene encoding microtubule-associated serine/threonine-protein kinase 3-like isoform X7; the protein is MEGLPKTGPAQPVVVEVEGPPEEEEETQRKEGDDESLSSFLTRQELGKYADVFPAGTTLGDLRAMTEDDLQFEYRVTDPAGRERLARAIATARMEAEEQEETETEREESDNEPPPPPPPPPPKPRELPQDFASTLPRNFKLARQLSSDDARSPRGRRDSLGGVPVQHLGLERGLTVPHHGSGHLLGESSNLLRMRTQVLGQSAPSLASSMKDLTISRRGSSCGRGRKGLLPNTSPTLPRAHSPIPHGGSPADSPRNVSPSTHSHFVFSSVKRMEGRRWSVASLPSSGYGTNTPSSAVSNTGVSSTDSPSSSIVEQESPHALLSSCSSQEKLHQLPYQPTAEELRFLTKHFSSNESNGTTDEDGRKSPAMRPRSRSLSCLVGRGGLGGPASFPFPKHWFTFPRGERTISSPGRSPNMSGDSDVFMINSYYKERFPKATAQMEDRLKEFIDQIADKNDNYADGTFSFVHHQVLELARDCLLKSREGLITGRYFFELTENLEKLMNDARERSEFAGDIVNLIKKFLMIIARPARLLECLEFDPEQFYHLLEAAEGVARENQGITSDIPRYIISKLGLTRDPIAEILAYPMLEVNHNCFVIPEMSDLSNFDVDTDSGRPDTPDTDETSASEAASETTCAGKQLSMEVTEKKPSEDDFETVKLISNGAYGAVYLVRHKETKQRYALKKINKQNLMLRNQIQQAFTERDILTFAENPFVVTMYCSFETKKHLCMVLEYVEGGDCATLLKNMGPLPVDMARMYFAETVLAVEYIHSYGIVHRDLKPDNLLITSMGHIKLTDFGLSKMGLMSLTTNLYEDTLDPKQFTDKQVCGTPEYIAPEVILRQGYGKPVDWWSMGIILYEFLVGCVPFFGETPEELFSQAVNDEIVWPEGEEAPPDDAKDLITRLLEQNPVERLGTTGAYELKEHEFFADLDWTMLLRQKAEFVPQLDDDEDTSYFDTRQERYNHEMESGESEEEQYPDLSNFSSCSPRYHRSYSSSDRLSMSLDGKSSSMERLTTEETPTGGRGVERRKAIKDRSKSESELAKETKRAEPKPDTSLREVDRPSDKEDTSKQQAADSSQPGDSDKGSRTDSVSSTGSVEPRESTPKASDKEAELGAVGGVSSPECTPKFRPRATDSSQTESESSPPITVRRRRFSSRDTLPRLAISMEDEDSCFLKKGKPAREPIELPVPDIRHRKPSGDRELIDLVNRVAGRNIPMIKSASATALSLLIPSDERGLPQPLQSPSSTPSSRDVSPTREYSPLLESLKAPMVIKKGPRGFGFTLRAIRVYMGDSDVYTVHHLVMAVDEKGPAYAAGLRPGDLITQVNNEHVQGLLHTQVVQLILRDGNKVTIQACPLEKTSIKAGGRKRVPSASKMMRRRKKKWKKEGGAEKKRRSSIFRRLSSKRGSTDFHHMHPQVEKHRHGIPTLTQSKSVGFLSRSLSSNESLPGSPTRPQKSPRSPPHYRSPPDSAHSTTTNSSQSSSPSSSVPNSPANSAHFPRPSSLHGLSHKLARTFRSPRRKSVGHIPLSPLARTPSPSPSATSPTRSPSPLTLVSNHPGISNTTQSFPVHSATTVTVATPSGKHVTRPKSADPPGSPLLRRALSPDKPLSSASGSGTSVSGGSGDETYPSGAKRKGSGKRDSKSLWQERKQLFKSSGESSDKSDK